The following coding sequences are from one Halobacteriovorax sp. JY17 window:
- a CDS encoding GGDEF domain-containing protein, with product MSEENLSKYYKNLLDFIFECDQLDSIKQVYELLNSFWIDEFNSSSLNVFSVFKKNPNERSCRQIWRPKKLVDALTESELRLFKETIRSEEGIQGTWKNISKVSEKNFYIISCGESYEQEFFAGFKSKDEIPDKVLDYLVTYLINSSNKFKKFSEADKLKSLVHVDDVTGLYNQRKFLKDIDDSIDKYNETGEVFSVIFIDIDHFKSVNDGHGHLVGTQLLSDIAGVLNKVVRESDLSYRYGGDEFVIIVPTCDAKNAKEVGIRILNGISKEEFYVTEEKGMNGAHTFKLSVSVGVATYPEDAKTRVEIISFADKMMYKAKQSGRGKVCCAGEMFTEEE from the coding sequence TTGAGCGAAGAAAATTTAAGTAAATATTATAAGAATTTGCTAGATTTCATCTTTGAATGTGATCAGCTTGATTCAATAAAACAAGTCTATGAATTATTAAATAGCTTTTGGATCGATGAATTTAATTCATCCTCTTTAAATGTCTTTAGTGTTTTTAAAAAGAATCCAAATGAAAGATCATGTCGTCAGATATGGAGACCTAAGAAGCTTGTAGACGCGTTAACTGAATCAGAGTTAAGACTCTTTAAAGAAACTATACGAAGCGAAGAAGGCATTCAAGGGACCTGGAAGAATATCTCGAAAGTATCAGAGAAGAACTTCTATATCATTTCTTGTGGAGAGTCTTATGAGCAAGAGTTCTTTGCAGGGTTTAAGTCGAAAGATGAGATACCTGATAAAGTCTTAGACTATCTCGTTACTTACCTCATTAACTCTTCTAATAAGTTTAAGAAATTTAGTGAAGCAGACAAACTTAAGTCTCTTGTACATGTAGATGATGTAACAGGACTATATAACCAAAGAAAATTCTTAAAAGACATAGATGATAGTATTGATAAATATAATGAGACAGGAGAAGTTTTCTCTGTGATTTTTATAGATATTGACCACTTTAAGAGTGTGAACGATGGACATGGGCACCTTGTTGGAACTCAGCTTCTTTCTGATATCGCAGGAGTTTTAAACAAAGTGGTGAGAGAAAGTGATCTTTCTTATCGCTATGGAGGTGATGAATTCGTCATCATCGTTCCAACGTGTGATGCTAAGAATGCAAAAGAAGTAGGAATAAGAATTTTAAATGGTATCTCTAAAGAAGAATTCTATGTCACAGAAGAGAAGGGAATGAATGGCGCTCATACCTTTAAACTTTCAGTCTCCGTTGGTGTTGCTACTTATCCTGAGGATGCAAAGACTAGAGTGGAGATCATTAGTTTCGCAGATAAAATGATGTACAAAGCAAAACAATCCGGAAGAGGCAAGGTTTGTTGTGCTGGAGAAATGTTTACTGAGGAAGAGTAA